The Polaribacter sp. HaHaR_3_91 genomic sequence TGGTTTTTTTTTAGATACTATTAAAACTAGTGCTGGGTCTTATTTACTTACTTTAGGAAAAAATAAGATTAATATTTATTTAAACAAAGGAAGTGAAGTTAACATTACCGCTGATTCTAAGGATTTTAATAATTCTTTAAATATTTCAGGTAAAGGATCTGGAACTACAAAATATTTATTATTAAAAAAAGAGGCAATAAAGATAAGAACAGATAAGAAATCGTTTTATTCATTAGAAGAAATTGACTTTAAAAATACAGCCAAGAATTTAAATTCTCAGCTTAATAAAGCATTAGATACTATAGAAGGAATTGATGCAACTTTTAAAGCATTAGAAAAGAAGGAGATTAATTACAGTTATTTACTTGATTTATCAGAGTATACAAAAGGTCTCCATAGTTATTGGGCAAAGAAGAATAACTACACTCCTTCTAATGGGTTTTTAGATGAAGTAAAAACTTTAGATGTTACTAATGAAAAAGACTTTAAAACTTCCAATACTTATAAGCAATTAGTTGTTGCACACTATTTAAATAAAGCTAAAGATTTATCAAAAAAAGATTCTATTAGTTTATCTCTAGCCAGGATGAAGGTAAATGCAATAATTCCAAATCAAACGATTAAAAATGAACTAATATTTTCTGGTACAGAATATGGAATGCTTAATGTAGGAGATTTTGAAGAGTACTATCAAATATTTATTAATGCTTCTA encodes the following:
- a CDS encoding TlpA disulfide reductase family protein, which translates into the protein MKKTILNFVLLLSLMACTTEKTVEYSLLSGKINNIDTKEIILTKVNQSSKKKIAIDQNGFFLDTIKTSAGSYLLTLGKNKINIYLNKGSEVNITADSKDFNNSLNISGKGSGTTKYLLLKKEAIKIRTDKKSFYSLEEIDFKNTAKNLNSQLNKALDTIEGIDATFKALEKKEINYSYLLDLSEYTKGLHSYWAKKNNYTPSNGFLDEVKTLDVTNEKDFKTSNTYKQLVVAHYLNKAKDLSKKDSISLSLARMKVNAIIPNQTIKNELIFSGTEYGMLNVGDFEEYYQIFINASTNEYNNAKVTKVYNKLLDISKGKPSPKFIDYEKHSGGTLSLDDLKGKYVYIDIWATWCIPCLNELPYLKKIEKAYHGKHIYFLSLSIDAPKDYDKWKQMVIDEKLGSVQVIADKGGKSKFIDDYFVVSIPRFILLDPEGKIVSNKAPRPSSPELIDLFNELNI